One genomic segment of Helianthus annuus cultivar XRQ/B chromosome 14, HanXRQr2.0-SUNRISE, whole genome shotgun sequence includes these proteins:
- the LOC118486587 gene encoding uncharacterized protein LOC118486587 — protein sequence MAEPSNPHNVEGENPEQPIVAEEEDEGAAGVGLPALRWTKKTFDNLMLTVQMPPEYGAQYPSEGDTGADAPAGYVTMWADFFGDCNLRLPLTVFVVDVLEWYKVHISQVSPFGMIRIRNFEFTFRALGIEPTVGDFRRFYQMTVSMGFFSFRQRDGTPKLMTPPKGMTMWKKKFFYIKAAAIVADMTFRNVTETIIAETIAVPSSKSVEWFPQLQTIETVKLTNTQLWLLRMMLRRSKNSKPVVREKSGENAPAWRMFAPDFLGTVETVVCADGEEDHNTIIRSNFRVPTEAALAVELPSGKGIISKLSAESRSGAAKKHAEETSAGGTAAGPPAVGEKRGPEQKAAGGVETKRRRLVTRRSAPTQKKPVVVTEPQDEDFSIFDAPESPPRATGAGATEVPSTPPAKVVSESTVRTNGTAENVATQIFDTVDSSNNLISPPDGDNLDLRFSDAGKGKSDAEAQKTDTEPQSSAAGAKVTGAGTGGAG from the exons atggctgaaccatcgaatccacacaatgtggagggtgaaaatcCTGAACAGCCGATAGTAGCTGAAGAAGAAGACGAGGGGGCTGCCGGTGTTGGTTTACCGGCGTTAAGGTGGACCAAGAAGACTTTTGACAATCTTATGCTTACTGTCCAAATGCCCCCTGAATATGGGGCTCAATATCCATCggagggtgatactggtgccgacgctccggccggttatgtgaccatgtgggccgacttttttggtgactgtaatctccggttaccGTTGACGGTGTTTGTCGTGGATgtcttggagtggtacaaggtccacatttctcaagtgagtccgtttggtatgattcggattcgaaattttgagttcaccttccgtgctcttggtatagagcctaccgtcggagatttccgacggttctATCAGATGACAGTGTccatggggttcttttctttccgtcaacgagacggtacccccaagctgatgactccccccaaggggatgacgatgtggaagaagaaattcttctatATCAAAGCTGCTGCCATTGTTGCAGATATGACGTTTCGGAacgtgaccgagacgatcatcgCGGAGACCATTGCGGTCCCTAGCTCGAAGTCAGTGGAATGGTTTCCTCAGTTGCAGACCATTGAGACCGTGAAGCTGACCAATACGCAACTATGGCTGTTGCGTATGATGCTGAGGAGGAGCAAGAACTCGaaacccgtggtgcgggagaagagcggtg AAAATGCTCCtgcatggaggatgtttgccccggatttccTGGGTACGGTTGAGACCGTGGTTTGTGCGGATGGTGAAGAGGATCACAATACTATCATCCGTAgcaacttccgggtgcctactgaggctgcactggcagttgagttgccgTCAGGCAAAGGTATAATATCCAAGCTTT ccGCGGAGTCACGTTCTGGTGCTGCGAAGAAGCATGCAGAAGAGACTTCCGCGGGAGGGACAGCTGCGGGTCCCCCTGCAGTCGGTGAGAAGAGAGggccagagcagaaagctgctggcGGTGTTGAAACCAAACGTCGGAGGCTGGTAACCAGAAGGTCCGCTCCGACGCAGAAAAAACCTGTGGTTGTCACTG AGcctcaagatgaagatttttctatcttcgatgCTCCGGAGTCCCCCCCGCGTGCCACGGGTGCGGGTGCAACGGAGGTGCCGTCGACACCCCCTGCCAAGGTGGTGTCGGAGTCGACTGTGCGGACAAATGGTACCGCAGAGAATGTGGCCACCCAGATTTTTGATACCGTGGATTCATCCAACAATCTTATTAGTCCCCCTGATGGGGATAATTTGGATCTGCGGTTTTCTGATGCTGGGAAAGGAAAGTCTGATGCGGAGGCGCAGAAGACTGATACTGAGCCGCAGAGCTCTGCTGCTGGGGCGAAGGTTACCGGTGCTGGtaccggtggtgcgg gctga